A genomic stretch from Brevinematales bacterium includes:
- a CDS encoding carotenoid biosynthesis protein: MTISYKKITKHIFFVGLAVGIFSILGYVLKTYIGLPTDIKTNTIEELIPHIFILLTLFTSFLVGIISLGVSKTTILLIITFIVSFILELSSTYNGFPYGLYKYSDKMGFKLLGEVPFLIPLSWFSIILPSLVISYKLGFRGYPVVLFSSILVLIWDLSLEYFASYIKKFWIWEEGFFYTMPIENWFGWFLTALVIYSIYWIMYKEDGENIQYCEYAFFNYLLITLFSSLFSLFYGGIIPGFLTIGGVAVLILYSISRGIKLWSS, translated from the coding sequence ATGACTATAAGTTATAAGAAAATAACAAAACACATATTTTTTGTAGGACTAGCAGTTGGTATTTTTAGCATATTAGGTTATGTTCTAAAAACTTACATAGGATTACCTACTGATATAAAAACTAATACAATAGAAGAGTTGATACCACATATATTTATATTACTTACGCTTTTTACATCTTTTTTAGTTGGAATTATTTCTCTCGGTGTTAGCAAAACAACAATACTTTTAATAATAACTTTTATTGTATCCTTTATTCTCGAATTATCCTCAACCTACAATGGTTTCCCTTATGGACTTTACAAGTATTCTGATAAAATGGGATTTAAATTATTAGGTGAAGTTCCTTTTCTGATACCTCTGTCTTGGTTTTCTATAATACTACCTTCTCTCGTTATATCCTACAAATTAGGTTTTAGAGGATATCCTGTAGTCTTATTCAGCTCAATACTTGTTCTAATATGGGATTTGTCTCTAGAATATTTTGCAAGCTATATCAAAAAATTCTGGATATGGGAAGAAGGCTTCTTCTACACAATGCCTATAGAAAATTGGTTTGGCTGGTTTCTTACTGCTTTGGTAATATATTCTATCTACTGGATTATGTACAAAGAAGATGGTGAAAATATACAATACTGCGAATACGCTTTTTTCAACTATCTCCTAATAACACTATTTTCATCCTTATTTTCACTATTCTACGGTGGTATTATACCCGGATTTCTTACTATAGGAGGTGTTGCTGTATTAATACTCTACTCAATATCAAGAGGTATTAAATTATGGAGCAGTTAG
- a CDS encoding phytoene/squalene synthase family protein: MEQLDKAFEYCKFIMQKHAKTFYMAAQKLPYEEQKHFWSIYAYCRTVDDIADEYFLKDTNQGIKELQNIKNSLILSFNQKYSGTNLIFLALNKTFENYKFNIDPFLELIEGAIWDLTSKEIKTLEDLLEYSKLVAGSVGAMLLPIISNQPDKIYNHAYNYGTFMQIVNIIRDVGEDLKNRNRIYLPKDMITQYNISIDNLRNGIVTTNYKKLIEDLMEIAEKMFFENVSSINYLRKDVRRSIHLAGLWYLEILNSVRFSNYDNLSKRNYVPKYMKYISLLGGYKLRKNILKSIFLV, translated from the coding sequence ATGGAGCAGTTAGACAAAGCTTTTGAGTACTGTAAATTTATAATGCAAAAACACGCTAAAACTTTCTACATGGCAGCTCAGAAATTACCATACGAAGAACAAAAACACTTTTGGAGCATATACGCATATTGTAGAACAGTAGATGATATAGCAGATGAATACTTCCTAAAAGATACCAACCAAGGAATAAAAGAACTTCAAAATATAAAAAATTCTCTTATATTATCTTTCAACCAAAAATATTCAGGTACCAACCTTATATTCTTAGCATTAAATAAAACATTTGAAAATTATAAGTTTAACATAGATCCCTTTTTAGAACTTATAGAAGGAGCTATTTGGGATTTAACATCAAAAGAGATAAAAACATTGGAAGATCTCTTAGAATACTCAAAACTTGTCGCAGGATCAGTAGGAGCAATGCTATTACCAATAATTTCAAACCAACCTGATAAAATCTACAATCACGCATACAATTACGGTACTTTCATGCAGATAGTTAACATAATAAGAGATGTTGGAGAAGATTTGAAGAATAGAAATAGAATATACCTACCCAAAGATATGATTACACAGTACAACATAAGTATTGACAACTTGAGAAATGGAATAGTAACCACAAATTACAAGAAACTAATCGAAGATCTTATGGAAATAGCAGAAAAAATGTTTTTTGAAAACGTATCTTCTATTAATTACCTCAGAAAAGACGTTAGAAGGTCAATACACCTTGCCGGATTATGGTATCTCGAAATACTTAACTCAGTAAGATTTTCAAATTACGACAATCTAAGTAAAAGAAATTATGTACCCAAATACATGAAATACATATCACTACTAGGAGGATATAAACTAAGAAAAAACATTCTAAAGTCTATATTCTTAGTATAA
- the miaB gene encoding tRNA (N6-isopentenyl adenosine(37)-C2)-methylthiotransferase MiaB produces MKFFIETYGCQMNLSDSFEVKKILKNTGLSEAEKEDDADVVIINTCSVRNTAEERVLGRLGYFKGLKSKKPNLKIYITGCMAQSWGHKLFEVAPHIDGVFGTYNRSRMISHILNRDSYVVDVRMDKYEFLPPAIDYQFPFKASVTVIHGCNHSCTYCIVPKTRGKEVSRPIKDIIDDIRRLVDEGVVEVLLLGQNINSYGRDIGTSFKELLTEVNKIEGLKRIRFLTSHPINFKEDLIDRISELDKVCRYFHLPVQSGSNRILKLMKRGYTYEYYVKMIEYVRNKMPDASISTDIIVGFPSETEEDFNMTLNLVNEVRFDFSYMFIFNPKKGTPAETFSEQVPEDVKVERIQRLIKLQHSISKESNLKDVGKEFEVLVEERGKYKNQLVGRTEYNKVVAFEGDESLIGKFVKVRVEKLIGNTLIGSLLQKTPV; encoded by the coding sequence ATGAAGTTTTTTATAGAAACTTACGGTTGCCAAATGAATTTATCAGATTCTTTTGAAGTAAAAAAAATACTTAAAAATACTGGACTTTCCGAGGCTGAAAAAGAGGACGATGCTGATGTTGTTATAATAAACACTTGCAGTGTAAGAAATACTGCAGAAGAGAGAGTATTAGGTAGACTTGGTTACTTTAAAGGGCTAAAATCAAAGAAGCCTAATCTTAAGATATACATAACAGGATGTATGGCTCAGAGTTGGGGGCATAAGTTATTTGAGGTTGCTCCCCATATAGATGGAGTCTTTGGTACCTACAATAGGAGTAGGATGATAAGTCATATTCTAAATAGAGACAGTTATGTTGTTGATGTTAGAATGGATAAGTATGAATTTTTACCTCCTGCGATAGATTACCAGTTTCCGTTCAAGGCTTCTGTAACTGTGATACATGGGTGTAATCACTCGTGTACATATTGTATAGTGCCTAAGACGAGAGGTAAAGAAGTTAGTAGGCCAATTAAGGATATAATAGATGACATCAGAAGGTTAGTTGATGAAGGAGTTGTTGAAGTTTTACTATTAGGGCAAAATATAAACTCCTACGGTAGAGATATAGGAACGAGTTTTAAAGAGTTATTGACAGAGGTTAATAAAATAGAAGGACTTAAAAGAATAAGATTTTTAACCTCTCATCCTATAAACTTCAAAGAAGATCTAATAGACAGGATTTCTGAGCTTGATAAGGTGTGCAGGTACTTCCATTTACCAGTTCAAAGTGGTTCAAATAGGATTCTTAAGCTTATGAAACGAGGATATACTTATGAGTATTATGTTAAGATGATAGAGTACGTTAGGAATAAAATGCCAGATGCTTCAATTTCAACAGATATAATAGTTGGTTTTCCATCAGAGACAGAGGAAGATTTTAATATGACACTTAATTTAGTTAATGAAGTAAGATTTGATTTTTCTTATATGTTTATATTCAATCCCAAGAAAGGAACGCCGGCAGAGACTTTTTCAGAGCAAGTCCCAGAAGATGTTAAAGTTGAGAGGATACAAAGGCTTATAAAGCTACAACATTCAATAAGTAAGGAGAGTAATTTAAAAGATGTGGGTAAAGAATTTGAAGTACTTGTAGAAGAAAGAGGTAAATATAAAAATCAGCTGGTGGGTAGAACAGAGTACAATAAAGTAGTTGCTTTTGAGGGAGATGAAAGTCTTATAGGTAAGTTTGTGAAAGTTAGAGTTGAAAAGTTGATAGGTAATACATTAATAGGTAGTCTTCTACAAAAAACACCTGTATAA
- a CDS encoding TldD/PmbA family protein, whose translation MIEILRDDISKISSEFCDIRFEIYDGTQIIVSETGIEEVSKKKSSGGAVRILDNGGLAFASFNSIEKIKDILKNTKQSAKLIGSKSKISLSSYQAITDSVKTDYQIDPRDISLEEKVEVCKRYSQILKSNPKIRSVRVRYLDYNLKKYYVNSEGSCIEMEFIYSGISLVAYGVEGTNVQRSAESIARYGGFEVVNNLDSLAEEVSKRAVDLLYAEQIVGGVYDVIIDPRLTGVFAHEAFGHLSEADHVYGNNKIMDVMKIGRRFGPEFLNIIDDGNIKGIVGYTPYDDDGIPAQRTHLVKNGVLNARLHSRLTSKVMNEPVSGNSRALSYEYPPIVRMTNTYIDNGDTPVDELFDKLGNGIYVIDFLGGQTNLEMFTFSAAYGYKVENGKPTKLLRDITLTGNVFDTLNNIVAIGNNLKLHSTMGGCGKGGQSPLPVGDGGPHILVKNVLIGGKI comes from the coding sequence ATGATTGAGATACTAAGAGATGATATAAGCAAGATAAGTAGTGAATTTTGTGACATTAGATTTGAGATATATGATGGCACTCAAATAATAGTTTCAGAAACGGGAATTGAGGAAGTTTCAAAAAAAAAGAGCTCTGGTGGAGCAGTAAGAATTCTCGATAATGGTGGTCTTGCTTTTGCATCATTCAATTCTATTGAGAAAATAAAAGATATTCTAAAGAATACAAAGCAATCAGCAAAATTGATAGGATCAAAATCAAAAATATCTCTATCAAGTTACCAAGCAATAACTGATAGTGTTAAAACAGATTATCAAATAGATCCTAGGGATATATCTCTCGAGGAAAAAGTTGAAGTCTGTAAAAGGTATTCCCAGATACTAAAAAGTAATCCAAAGATTAGAAGTGTTAGAGTTCGGTATCTAGACTACAACCTAAAAAAGTACTATGTTAACTCTGAAGGTAGTTGTATTGAAATGGAGTTTATATACAGTGGTATATCACTTGTAGCATATGGAGTTGAAGGGACTAATGTTCAAAGGAGTGCTGAATCTATAGCAAGATACGGTGGATTCGAAGTAGTAAACAATTTGGACAGTTTAGCCGAGGAGGTTTCAAAGAGAGCCGTTGATTTACTCTATGCAGAGCAAATTGTAGGTGGGGTATACGATGTAATAATAGATCCTAGACTTACGGGAGTATTCGCCCACGAAGCATTTGGACACTTATCAGAAGCTGACCATGTTTATGGAAATAACAAAATTATGGACGTAATGAAAATAGGTAGAAGATTTGGTCCTGAATTTTTGAATATAATCGATGATGGTAACATAAAAGGAATTGTAGGATACACACCTTATGATGATGACGGAATACCAGCTCAAAGAACACATTTAGTTAAAAACGGAGTTTTAAATGCTCGTCTTCACTCAAGACTTACTTCAAAGGTTATGAATGAACCAGTTTCTGGAAATTCAAGAGCTCTCTCTTATGAATACCCACCTATTGTTAGAATGACAAATACCTATATTGACAATGGTGATACACCTGTCGATGAACTATTCGATAAACTAGGTAATGGAATATATGTTATAGATTTCCTTGGAGGGCAAACAAACCTTGAAATGTTTACATTTTCTGCTGCGTACGGATACAAGGTTGAAAATGGTAAACCTACAAAATTACTTAGAGATATAACACTAACTGGAAATGTTTTTGACACACTTAACAATATAGTTGCCATAGGTAACAATCTTAAACTTCACAGTACCATGGGTGGATGCGGTAAAGGTGGACAATCACCTTTACCTGTTGGTGATGGAGGGCCGCATATCCTAGTTAAAAATGTTTTGATTGGAGGTAAAATTTAG
- a CDS encoding polymer-forming cytoskeletal protein, translated as MSDDISRIIKEERLPVKKVNTIIGINTVFRGNFVVEGPLRVDGNYEGDIKSLDMIIIGSFGKVKGNLYGEIVIIGGSVKGNVFATKQIILLSTSKVIGDLTSQKILIDEGARFRGKFNRVSSDILNDIFKKQVEPFIQEEKNKWVW; from the coding sequence ATGTCTGATGATATATCTAGAATAATAAAGGAAGAGAGATTACCAGTAAAAAAAGTAAATACAATAATAGGAATAAATACTGTTTTTAGGGGAAATTTTGTAGTAGAAGGCCCCTTGAGAGTGGATGGAAATTACGAAGGAGATATAAAATCTCTTGATATGATAATAATAGGTTCTTTCGGAAAAGTTAAGGGTAACTTATACGGTGAGATCGTAATCATAGGTGGGAGCGTAAAAGGTAATGTATTTGCCACAAAACAAATAATACTTCTAAGTACATCAAAAGTCATAGGAGATCTGACATCTCAAAAAATACTAATAGATGAAGGAGCAAGATTTAGAGGGAAATTCAATAGAGTTTCATCAGACATCCTAAACGATATCTTCAAAAAACAAGTAGAACCATTTATCCAAGAAGAAAAGAATAAGTGGGTCTGGTAA
- a CDS encoding ABC transporter permease subunit, with protein MKKIWYIYKKELIVYFTTPVAYVLMFGFLVISGYLFHFYISYTRISDMSRVLNNMIIAGMLISPLLTMRLLAEEKKAGTYELLRTAPIKIYQVVIGKYLASLTIFLSGLFLTLVYVIIISIYGKPDYGTIISGYIGFILTMSAFLSVGLFASSLSQNQMVSGIIGFAVVFLLWFIDVLSGIVADDLLSNILSELSFLNHYTNFLTGVIDTKDLAFFIFWIILFLTLTTKVIEIRSWKN; from the coding sequence ATGAAAAAGATTTGGTATATATACAAAAAAGAACTTATAGTTTATTTTACAACGCCTGTTGCTTATGTTTTGATGTTTGGGTTTTTAGTTATTTCGGGTTATCTATTTCATTTTTATATATCATACACTCGTATATCTGATATGAGTAGAGTTTTGAATAACATGATAATAGCTGGTATGTTGATTTCTCCTCTGCTAACGATGAGACTTTTGGCGGAAGAAAAAAAAGCGGGAACTTATGAGCTATTGAGAACTGCTCCTATAAAAATCTATCAAGTAGTTATAGGTAAGTACCTTGCTAGCTTGACAATATTCCTGAGTGGATTATTCTTGACACTAGTATATGTAATCATAATATCCATTTATGGAAAACCCGATTATGGTACTATAATTTCGGGATATATTGGTTTTATACTCACTATGAGTGCTTTTCTATCAGTTGGTTTGTTTGCTTCATCTTTGTCTCAAAATCAAATGGTTTCTGGAATAATAGGTTTTGCTGTTGTTTTTCTGTTGTGGTTTATAGATGTATTAAGTGGTATAGTTGCAGATGATTTGTTATCGAATATTTTATCAGAGTTGTCTTTTCTTAACCATTACACAAACTTCCTAACTGGTGTAATAGATACGAAAGATTTGGCGTTCTTTATATTTTGGATAATATTATTCTTAACGCTAACTACAAAAGTTATAGAAATTAGATCATGGAAGAATTAG
- the accB gene encoding acetyl-CoA carboxylase biotin carboxyl carrier protein: MEDKNFSLPMDEIQKLSEIFKENNLEELTVETKEMYIKFSKERKVIPSVHLIPSIQQGSTHSSTSVTHQQAKQQAKPSRVSDAKPKDDFSDDTKYHKVKSPINGTMYRSSSPGAEPFVKEGEHVNAGQTLCIVEAMKVMNEIKSPVSGKLIKIVKNNAEVVKAGDVLMIIEMV, encoded by the coding sequence ATGGAAGACAAGAACTTCAGTTTGCCAATGGATGAAATACAGAAGCTCTCTGAAATTTTTAAAGAAAACAATCTTGAAGAGTTAACAGTAGAAACTAAGGAAATGTACATAAAGTTTTCAAAGGAGAGAAAAGTAATACCATCTGTACATCTGATTCCTAGTATCCAGCAAGGGAGTACTCATTCTAGTACCTCAGTTACACATCAACAGGCTAAACAACAAGCTAAACCTTCAAGGGTATCTGATGCTAAACCTAAAGATGATTTTTCTGACGATACTAAGTATCACAAAGTTAAATCACCGATAAATGGAACTATGTATAGATCTTCTTCCCCTGGGGCAGAACCTTTTGTAAAGGAAGGAGAGCATGTAAATGCTGGTCAAACTTTATGTATAGTTGAAGCAATGAAAGTTATGAATGAGATAAAGTCTCCTGTATCAGGTAAGCTAATAAAAATAGTCAAAAATAATGCTGAAGTCGTCAAGGCTGGCGATGTATTAATGATAATTGAAATGGTTTAA
- the metG gene encoding methionine--tRNA ligase translates to MGRYLITAALPYANGPIHIGHIAGAYLPADIYYRYRKMKGDDVIFICGTDEHGVPITIRAIQENTTPEEVVKKYHENIKESFRKMSIEFDNFSGTHREVHFKISQEFFLNLVNNGYTVVKEQEQFYCDNEKMFLPDRYITGKCPKCSYEYAKGDQCERCGSTLDPTDLVDPKCAICNSKPVMKTTKHWYFVLKQFEKQLREYLESKLDWKPNVRDFALSWINEGLKDRPISRDLDWGIPIPLEEAKGKVMYVWFEAPIGYISSTVEWAQKIGQPDKWKEYWLNPETKLIHFIGKDNIPFHAIIWPATLLAQKGGWILPYNIPANEFMNLEGEKISTSRNWAIWVDDIVSEFNPDAVRYYLCLNMPETKDANFYWREFQEKVNEELANAFGNLVSRVLKFLNSKNDGIIPSPNTNKYSSLEQSILKNLEEIPQTIGKLLDKFEFRQAIKYLREIAFLGNKYVDEAKIWTLMPDTDEFNTKLFVAVQVIFTLGLAMYPFMPTSSKRLLMMLGYPADYVKKINWDEIGITKVKTGVRISKDIEPLFTKIPDEVIEKQVSKLKYSAQKENIETIPTDELIDIDYFKKIDLRVARVKEASRLPKSKKLLKLLIEVGNMEKQIIAGIGQYYNPEDVVGKEIIIVNNLKPATIMGETSYGMLLAAKDDKGKLVLITVDEEIDSGSRIS, encoded by the coding sequence ATGGGTAGATATCTTATTACTGCTGCGTTACCTTATGCAAATGGGCCTATACATATAGGGCATATTGCAGGTGCTTATCTTCCTGCTGATATATATTATAGGTACAGGAAAATGAAGGGAGATGATGTTATCTTTATATGTGGTACTGATGAACATGGAGTACCTATAACTATACGAGCAATACAGGAAAATACTACTCCTGAGGAAGTTGTTAAGAAGTATCATGAGAATATAAAAGAAAGTTTTAGGAAAATGAGTATAGAATTCGATAACTTTTCGGGTACTCATAGAGAAGTTCATTTCAAAATATCACAAGAATTTTTCTTAAATCTTGTTAATAATGGTTATACTGTTGTAAAGGAGCAGGAACAATTTTATTGCGATAATGAGAAGATGTTTTTACCTGATAGATATATAACTGGTAAATGCCCAAAGTGTAGTTATGAATATGCTAAAGGAGATCAATGTGAGAGATGTGGTTCTACACTTGATCCTACAGATCTTGTAGATCCTAAGTGTGCTATATGTAATAGTAAACCTGTTATGAAAACTACAAAGCATTGGTATTTTGTACTAAAACAATTTGAAAAACAACTAAGAGAATATCTTGAGTCAAAGTTGGATTGGAAACCTAATGTAAGAGATTTTGCTTTATCTTGGATAAATGAAGGTTTGAAAGATAGACCTATATCAAGAGATCTGGACTGGGGTATACCTATACCATTAGAAGAAGCGAAAGGTAAAGTTATGTATGTGTGGTTTGAGGCACCTATAGGCTATATATCTTCAACGGTAGAGTGGGCACAAAAAATAGGACAGCCTGATAAATGGAAAGAATATTGGCTTAATCCAGAGACTAAACTAATACATTTTATAGGTAAGGATAATATCCCATTTCATGCCATAATATGGCCTGCTACATTACTTGCACAAAAAGGTGGTTGGATATTACCTTACAATATACCTGCAAACGAATTTATGAACTTAGAAGGTGAAAAAATATCAACATCAAGAAACTGGGCTATATGGGTTGATGATATAGTTAGCGAATTCAATCCTGATGCAGTTAGATATTATCTTTGTCTAAATATGCCTGAAACAAAAGATGCTAATTTCTACTGGCGTGAGTTTCAAGAAAAGGTAAATGAAGAACTAGCTAATGCTTTTGGTAATCTTGTTTCAAGGGTTTTAAAGTTTTTGAACTCTAAAAATGATGGTATAATACCATCACCTAATACCAATAAGTATTCATCTCTTGAGCAAAGTATTCTAAAAAATCTGGAAGAAATACCACAAACTATAGGTAAGTTGCTTGATAAGTTTGAGTTTAGGCAAGCTATAAAATATCTGAGAGAAATTGCATTTCTTGGCAACAAATATGTTGATGAAGCTAAGATTTGGACTCTAATGCCAGATACTGATGAATTTAACACTAAGTTGTTTGTTGCTGTGCAAGTGATATTCACTCTAGGGCTTGCTATGTATCCATTTATGCCTACTTCTTCAAAAAGGCTTCTTATGATGTTAGGGTATCCAGCGGATTATGTGAAGAAAATTAATTGGGATGAGATAGGTATAACTAAAGTTAAAACTGGTGTAAGAATATCCAAAGATATAGAACCATTATTCACAAAAATACCTGATGAAGTGATTGAAAAACAGGTAAGTAAGCTAAAGTACTCAGCACAAAAAGAGAATATAGAGACTATACCTACTGATGAGCTTATTGATATAGATTATTTCAAAAAAATTGATTTAAGAGTTGCTAGAGTTAAGGAAGCATCAAGGTTACCCAAATCTAAAAAACTGCTAAAGCTCTTGATAGAAGTAGGAAATATGGAGAAACAGATAATAGCAGGTATAGGACAATACTATAATCCGGAAGATGTTGTAGGTAAAGAGATAATAATAGTTAACAATCTGAAACCCGCAACTATTATGGGAGAAACATCTTATGGTATGCTTCTTGCGGCAAAAGATGATAAAGGTAAGCTTGTATTAATAACCGTTGATGAGGAAATAGATAGTGGTTCGAGAATTTCCTAG
- the ftsZ gene encoding cell division protein FtsZ: protein MYEFDENPTNIKVVGVGGGGCNAVKRMIEANIKNVDFIAINTDSQVLANNPAPSKIQIGQKLTRGLGAGANPKVAEEAANEDRDIIEDALRGSDMVFITCGMGGGTGTGASPVVAQIARSLGALTVAVVTKPFLFEGKKRMEKAEEGIKKLKQYVDTLIVISNQNLFKVVDKKVPIEEAFRKSDEVLMHAIQGMSDIITKPGLINVDFADVRTVLKEGGEALMGIGVDTDPKTAAQKAINNPIVDNISFKGAKAVLVNISGSKKMSLDDVSMIMEVINETADKEANIIMGATIDENTHDDSIRVVVIATGLSSETNTSSISSNQNVSITEDKETQKLREGEVRVVPGIGKIISRQDFLSRRRIPKPQDDFETDMLDPSTPAILRKNRFTLPTENDYNDEIQRRF from the coding sequence ATGTATGAATTTGATGAAAACCCTACTAACATAAAAGTTGTAGGTGTTGGTGGGGGTGGATGTAATGCTGTAAAAAGAATGATAGAAGCTAACATTAAAAACGTAGACTTTATAGCAATTAACACTGACTCACAGGTTTTGGCTAATAATCCAGCACCTTCAAAGATTCAGATAGGACAAAAACTAACTAGAGGTCTAGGAGCAGGAGCAAATCCTAAAGTTGCTGAAGAAGCAGCCAATGAAGATAGGGATATTATAGAAGATGCTCTTAGAGGATCTGATATGGTATTTATAACTTGTGGTATGGGAGGGGGAACAGGTACTGGTGCTTCACCTGTAGTAGCACAAATAGCTAGAAGTCTAGGTGCTCTCACAGTAGCTGTAGTTACAAAACCATTCCTATTTGAAGGCAAAAAAAGGATGGAAAAGGCCGAAGAAGGTATAAAAAAGCTAAAACAGTATGTAGATACACTAATTGTTATATCAAATCAAAACTTATTCAAAGTTGTTGATAAAAAAGTACCTATAGAAGAAGCATTTCGTAAATCCGACGAAGTACTCATGCATGCTATACAAGGTATGTCAGATATAATAACTAAACCAGGATTGATAAACGTCGATTTTGCAGATGTAAGAACTGTACTAAAAGAAGGTGGAGAAGCCCTTATGGGAATAGGTGTTGATACAGATCCAAAAACCGCAGCACAAAAAGCGATAAATAATCCTATAGTTGATAATATATCCTTTAAAGGAGCTAAAGCAGTACTTGTTAATATATCTGGTTCAAAGAAGATGTCATTAGATGATGTAAGTATGATTATGGAGGTAATAAACGAAACAGCTGATAAAGAAGCAAATATAATAATGGGGGCAACTATCGATGAAAACACTCACGACGATAGCATAAGAGTAGTTGTTATAGCAACAGGACTATCTTCAGAAACAAATACTTCAAGCATTTCAAGTAACCAGAATGTTAGTATCACTGAAGATAAGGAAACTCAAAAACTTAGAGAAGGTGAAGTTAGAGTAGTACCAGGAATAGGTAAAATAATATCAAGACAAGACTTTTTATCAAGGCGTAGGATCCCTAAACCACAAGATGATTTTGAAACTGATATGTTAGATCCTTCTACACCTGCTATACTAAGGAAAAATAGATTTACTTTACCTACAGAAAATGACTACAATGACGAAATCCAGAGAAGATTTTAA